GCTTTCACATGAGCGATGCATGGTGGATTTGCGTTGTCAGTTTTTTTCTGGTACCCGACAAGGCAGTGCTAGATCGTGTGCTGGCAAAAACAGGACCTCTCGATTAGTAGTCAAGTCTACATGTTGCGTGCGTTTGCCTGTCATGGATACGTGATTGTGTGCTGACTCGTAGCTCTTGCATCTGCCAAGTGGGCAGATAAACTTGAGACGGCAGGTGAGGCTCACTGCAAAAGAACGGGGTCTAACTTAAGACAGGCAGATGCTAGAATTCCGCACCGTTGCATGCGAACAAGAGCGGATGCGTACGATTTTGGCGACCGTTGAACATGTTGGGTTTCTGTACTATTCCATGCCCACGATACGGACCAAAAACAAACCCCCCTCTGAGCGAGACGCAGGGACTATCAGGTGCGTCGTAAGGAGTGCGGGTGCCAAAGATAGTCTGCGATTAGTAGTTACGCAGGCAGCATTGGAATTGCACTCGACACATGCACTGGTGATCCCAAGAGTATCACCTGACCCAGGTGTTAGATTAAACAGATGCGTTCGAGTGCTATTTGATGAACCTACCAAGCGAACATTGCGAGTTTTCTCCTACACTCacacggagaggagaggctgACAACGGATACGGTTTTATCCCTGCGAAAGGGAAAAGGAATCACAGGCAACgggaaaaacacaaagagAGATCATCCAGCGCCGGCAGAGCGAGACGATAACCAAAAGAGGGCGGTCAGTGTACCTACACCTGATGATAGCAGTcacgttttctttccacgcATGTGGTGtacttgttttttcttcttgaaCGTAAAATACACGGTACCGCATGCATCGAATGCAGAAAGAAATGGAGTCAGCAACGACAGAAGGATTGCCCGATCCTGCTTCTGACGCGGACAGAGGATCCTGTGGCGGAACCCCGAGGAAGACTTCGTTAGCAACCTCTAAGCCCAGTGACCAGCTTCATGACAGAAGTGACGCATTGGAGGATGTACAGGAAGTTGAAAATCAAATTGCCTGTAACCATTTCACTGCCAGCGTTCAACAAAGCGTGCACCTTGACTTTGTATTAGAATCTGctgaaaaagacaaaatCATCCGGGGCACTAACGCACAAGCGTTTGGAGTGGAGCCGAGGTACGATTGTGGGCCTTTTGCACATTTGCCTCTGACAGTCACTTTCAGAGCTGTAATACAGACAGGAAGTGTTCTCCGAATATGATCAAGAGCTGAGCTGCCCGTGTATCGTGGCAGATGACCCACTTgtgcctctcccttcttgtGGCTCTGAAGTGCCACCTCTCTACATTAACTCCAACGAGCCTGTTAGCTTACCGGTCCCCGAGACCGCTCAAGGCTGCACCCGTACCATCCTagaggaaaaaggcagtACGAAGCAAAACTGGGGAGCTTTTAACTGCCTGCTAGTCTCTGATAGAGCAAGTACGGTtgcttctccatttcttctctttcttccagGGGACATGCGAACATTGCCAggcaagaggaaaagacaagaagacgtAGTCAGCACGGCAGCGTCAAATGATGCGGATGAGGAAAGCCTTCTCACTTCTTGGATTAACACGGAAACCAGAAATGCTGAGGAAGTAGACAGCATTATTGCGCCGATCGTGGCACGCCTTGGGGATATCGAAGATCGACTTCGACAGTCAGAATACGAGAGAAAGATAGGCGAAATCAAGGATGCAGAAAAACGGTAACCAGTAGAACGACAAGCTGCGCATAGCAAAGCGCGAAAACTGCTCTTCAGCATTGCAAACGAATTTGAAGACTCTTTTAGAGCGGTCCGAAGCAACATGGAACTCATGCAAGAATACACACTCGTCCTCGACAAGGTGAGGAGCGTTTTTCCCGATGAGCCTGGTATCCCCTGATGCTGAATAAGCGGCTGCAGCAACTGTCGAATGCATACGAAATCCAGCGTCAGTCAGCGGAagccgacgcagacgcgctCCTTGGCTGGCAGGTGCATCAGCAACTTGCGAAACTCAAGGATGAACTTCAAGAATTCCTGGCTC
This portion of the Toxoplasma gondii ME49 chromosome III, whole genome shotgun sequence genome encodes:
- a CDS encoding hypothetical protein (encoded by transcript TGME49_299260) — protein: MHRMQKEMESATTEGLPDPASDADRGSCGGTPRKTSLATSKPSDQLHDRSDALEDVQEVENQIACNHFTASVQQSVHLDFVLESAEKDKIIRGTNAQAFGVEPRQEVFSEYDQELSCPCIVADDPLVPLPSCGSEVPPLYINSNEPVSLPVPETAQGCTRTILEEKGSTKQNWGAFNCLLVSDRASKRKRQEDVVSTAASNDADEESLLTSWINTETRNAEEVDSIIAPIVARLGDIEDRLRQSEYERKIGEIKDAEKRIANEFEDSFRAVRSNMELMQEYTLVLDKQLSNAYEIQRQSAEADADALLGWQVHQQLAKLKDELQEFLAHIDWE